One window of Nymphaea colorata isolate Beijing-Zhang1983 chromosome 1, ASM883128v2, whole genome shotgun sequence genomic DNA carries:
- the LOC116245913 gene encoding uncharacterized protein LOC116245913 isoform X1 has translation MAGDYVGRPPPAPPEVAMELHALNRAKVVRSIRQQLASLSRPLHGFIFLQGGEEQTRYCTDHLILFRQESYFAYLFGVREPGFYGAIDISNGKSILFAPRLDPDYAVWMGPIKPLSYFKERYMVSMVCFRDEISAVLHDHYGGPGKPLLFLLHGLNTDSNNFSKPAQFEEMEKFDTDQSFLHPILSECRVFKSELELALIQYANDISSAAHVEVMQRTKVGMKEYQLESIFLHYVYMYGGCRHCSYTCICATGENSAVLHYGHAAAPNDRMKLQANWLEFITKICCINSGSSNDAYRKNDFLEILNDGDMALFDMGAEYHFYGSDITCSFPVNGKFTADQRLVYDAVLKAHNLVISTMRPGVSWTEMHKLAEKTILDSLRTGGILIGDVDEMMEARLGAVFMPHGLGHFLGIDTHDPGGYGKGMDRPTEPGLKSLRTVRVLQEDMVITVEPGCYFIDALLVPALEDSNLSKFINHDEICRFKKFGGVRIESDVHVTANGCQNLTDCPREAWEIEAVMAGAPWPLDKGLLASSNHSA, from the exons aTGGCGGGAGACTACGTTGGGCGGCCTCCTCCCGCGCCTCCGGAGGTGGCGATGGAGCTCCACGCCTTAAACAGAGCCAAGGTCGTGAGGTCGATCAGGCAGCAGCTTGCCTCTCTCTCACGGCCGCTCCACGGTTTCATTTTCCTCCAA GGTGGAGAGGAGCAAACGCGTTATTGCACCGATCACCTTATCCTCTTCAG GCAAGAGAGTTATTTCGCATATCTGTTTGGAGTGAGGGAACCAGGTTTCTATGGGGCTATT GATATATCCAATGGGAAATCAATTCTTTTTGCCCCAAGATTAGACCCTGATTATGCCGTTTGGATGGGGCCCATAAAGCCATTATCCTATTTCAAG GAAAGGTACATGGTCAGTATGGTGTGCTTCAGAGATGAAATTTCAGCTGTATTACATGATCATTATGGTGGCCCTGGAAAACCATTGCTCTTTCTCTTGCATGGGCTTAACACAGACAGCAATAATTTCTCTAAGCCTGCTCAATTTGAG GAGATGGAGAAGTTTGACACAGATCAAAGTTTCCTACATCCTATTTTGTCAGAGTGTCGTGTATTCAAGTCTGAGTTGGAGCTTGCCCTCATACAGTATGCTAATGACATAAGTTCAGCTGCTCATGTTGAG GTAATGCAGAGGACCAAAGTTGGAATGAAAGAATATCAGCTAGAAAGCATATTTTTACATTATGTCTACATGTATGGTGGTTGCAGGCATTGCTCATATACTTGTATCTGTGCCACAGGTGAAAATAG tgCTGTTCTTCACTATGGCCATGCTGCTGCTCCAAATGATAGG ATGAAGCTGCAGGCTAACTGGCTAGAGTTCATTACCAAGATTTGTTGCATCAATTCTGGCTCTTCCAATGATGCATACcgtaaaaatgattttcttgag ATCTTGAATGACGGAGACATGGCATTGTTTGACATGGGAGCAGAATACCACTTCTATGGTTCGGATATAACATGTTCTTTCCCT GTTAATGGTAAATTTACTGCAGACCAGCGCCTTGTGTATGAT GCTGTTCTGAAGGCTCATAATCTTGTTATATCTACAATGAGACCCGGAGTAAGCTGGACAGAGATGCACAA gctagCTGAGAAAACTATTTTGGACTCCCTGAGAACAGGAGGCATCCTTATTGG TGATGTTGATGAAATGATGGAAGCAAGACTTGGTGCTGTTTTCATGCCACACGGACTGGGACATTTTCTGGGGATTGATACTCATGATCCTGGTGGCTATGGGAAG GGCATGGACAGGCCAACAGAACCAGGACTGAAGTCCCTTCGGACGGTGCGGGTGCTTCAAGAGGACATG GTAATAACGGTTGAGCCTGGTTGCTACTTTATTGATGCCCTTCTTGTTCCAGCCCTGGAAGATTCAAATCTGTCAAAGTTCATCAACCATGATGAAATATGCAGATTCAAGAAATTTGGTGGTGTCCGAATTGAAAGCGATGTG CATGTGACTGCAAATGGATGCCAAAATCTCACTGACTGTCCACGGGAAGCCTGGGAAATTGAAGCTGTTATGGCGGGGGCACCATGGCCTCTAGATAAGGGTTTGCTTGCTTCTAGCAACCATTCTGCATGA
- the LOC116257143 gene encoding serine/threonine protein phosphatase 2A 55 kDa regulatory subunit B beta isoform isoform X2, with amino-acid sequence MMVDGIGSSGGPPPQPLEWKFSQVFGERTAGEEVQEVDIISAIEFDKTGDHLATGDRGGRVVLFERTDVKDHHSQRELERLDYPINRHPEFRYKTEFQSHEPEFDYLKSLEIEEKINKIRWCQTANGALFLLSTNDKTIKYWKVQEKKVKKICDMNVDPSVPVGNGSLTGSSSSSPSRKMYLPNGGCSEGPYNLLNNDFVFPVGGIPSLRLPVVASNETSLVARCRRVYAHAHDYHINSISNNSDGETFISADDLRINLWNLEISNQSFNIVDVKPANMEDLTEVITSAEFHPIHCNTLAYSSSKGSIRLIDLRQSALCDTHAKLFEEHEAPSSRSFFTEIIASISDIKFAKDGRYILSRDYMTLKLWDINMDSGPVSTFQVHEYLRPRLCDLYENDAIFDKFECCLSGDGLRVATGSYSNLFRVFGCVPGSNEATTLEASKNPMRRQVVTPARSSRSLSSLTRVVRRGSESPGVDANGGAFDFTTKLLHLAWHPSENSIACAAANSLYMYYA; translated from the exons ATGATGGTCGACGGGATCGGGAGCTCCGGGGGCCCGCCGCCACAGCCGCTTGAGTGGAAATTCTCGCAGGTGTTCGGCGAGCGGACGGCCGGGGAGGAGGTGCAGGAAG TTGATATTATCTCAGCAATTGAATTCGATAAAACTGGTGACCATCTTGCTACTGGAGACCGGGGAGGGCGCGTAGTTCTATTTGAACGGACAGATGTGAAGGAT CATCATTCTCAAAGAGAGCTGGAGAGGCTGGACTATCCCATCAACAGACATCCTGAATTTCGTTATAAAACAGAGTTCCAAAGCCATGAACCTGAG tttGATTATCTTAAAAGTTTGGAAATTGAGGAGAAGATCAATAAGATCAGGTGGTGCCAAACAGCCAATGGGGCATTGTTTCTTCTCTCAACAAATGACAAAACAATAAAGTATTGGAAG GTCCAagagaagaaggtgaagaaaatATGTGACATGAATGTAGACCCTTCTGTACCTGTGGGGAATGGCAGTTTGACTGGTTCAAGCAGTTCCTCACCCAGCCGTAAGATGTATCTTCCTAATGGTGGATGTTCTGAAGGCCCATACAATTTGTTGAACAACGACTTTGTGTTTCCTGTAGGAGGAATCCCATCTCTTCGTTTGCCAGTG GTGGCTAGCAATGAAACGAGCCTTGTTGCAAGATGCAGGAGAGTGTATGCTCATGCGCATGACTATCACATCAACTCCATTTCAAACAACAG TGATGGAGAAACCTTTATATCTGCTGATGACTTGCGGATTAATTTGTGGAACCTTGAAATAAGCAACCAGAGTTTTAACATAGTCGATGTCAAGCCAGCAAACATGGAAGATCTCACTG AGGTAATTACTTCTGCTGAGTTTCATCCTATCCATTGCAATACATTAGCATACAGCAGCTCAAAAGGTTCAATTCGTCTCATTGACTTGCGACAATCAGCTTTATGTGATACTCATGCAAAATT GTTTGAGGAGCATGAGGCTCCTAGTTCAAGGTCCTTTTTCACTGAAATTATTGCTTCCATATCAGACATTAAGTTTGCCAAGGATGGGAGATACATTCTTAGTCGTGACTATATGACTCTCAAG CTTTGGGACATAAACATGGATTCTGGGCCCGTGTCTACTTTCCAAGTTCACGAATATCTTAGACCAAGG CTATGtgatttatatgaaaatgatgcaatttttgataaatttgaatGTTGTCTGAGTGGAGATGGGCTTCGGGTAGCCACAGGTTCTTACAG CAATTTGTTTCGGGTGTTTGGTTGTGTTCCTGGGAGCAATGAAGCAACTACTTTGGAAGCTAGCAAAAATCCTATGAG GAGACAAGTGGTGACCCCTGCAAGGTCCTCCAGATCACTGAGCAGCTTAACACGAGTTGTTAGACGTG GTAGTGAGAGCCCAGGTGTCGATGCAAATGGAGGTGCCTTTGATTTCACAACAAAGTTGCTACACCTAGCATGGCACCCATCAGAGAATTCAATTGCATGTGCAGCTGCAAACAGCCTCTACATGTATTATGCATAA
- the LOC116245913 gene encoding uncharacterized protein LOC116245913 isoform X2, giving the protein MAGDYVGRPPPAPPEVAMELHALNRAKVVRSIRQQLASLSRPLHGFIFLQGGEEQTRYCTDHLILFRQESYFAYLFGVREPGFYGAIDISNGKSILFAPRLDPDYAVWMGPIKPLSYFKERYMVSMVCFRDEISAVLHDHYGGPGKPLLFLLHGLNTDSNNFSKPAQFEEMEKFDTDQSFLHPILSECRVFKSELELALIQYANDISSAAHVEVMQRTKVGMKEYQLESIFLHYVYMYGGCRHCSYTCICATGENSAVLHYGHAAAPNDRILNDGDMALFDMGAEYHFYGSDITCSFPVNGKFTADQRLVYDAVLKAHNLVISTMRPGVSWTEMHKLAEKTILDSLRTGGILIGDVDEMMEARLGAVFMPHGLGHFLGIDTHDPGGYGKGMDRPTEPGLKSLRTVRVLQEDMVITVEPGCYFIDALLVPALEDSNLSKFINHDEICRFKKFGGVRIESDVHVTANGCQNLTDCPREAWEIEAVMAGAPWPLDKGLLASSNHSA; this is encoded by the exons aTGGCGGGAGACTACGTTGGGCGGCCTCCTCCCGCGCCTCCGGAGGTGGCGATGGAGCTCCACGCCTTAAACAGAGCCAAGGTCGTGAGGTCGATCAGGCAGCAGCTTGCCTCTCTCTCACGGCCGCTCCACGGTTTCATTTTCCTCCAA GGTGGAGAGGAGCAAACGCGTTATTGCACCGATCACCTTATCCTCTTCAG GCAAGAGAGTTATTTCGCATATCTGTTTGGAGTGAGGGAACCAGGTTTCTATGGGGCTATT GATATATCCAATGGGAAATCAATTCTTTTTGCCCCAAGATTAGACCCTGATTATGCCGTTTGGATGGGGCCCATAAAGCCATTATCCTATTTCAAG GAAAGGTACATGGTCAGTATGGTGTGCTTCAGAGATGAAATTTCAGCTGTATTACATGATCATTATGGTGGCCCTGGAAAACCATTGCTCTTTCTCTTGCATGGGCTTAACACAGACAGCAATAATTTCTCTAAGCCTGCTCAATTTGAG GAGATGGAGAAGTTTGACACAGATCAAAGTTTCCTACATCCTATTTTGTCAGAGTGTCGTGTATTCAAGTCTGAGTTGGAGCTTGCCCTCATACAGTATGCTAATGACATAAGTTCAGCTGCTCATGTTGAG GTAATGCAGAGGACCAAAGTTGGAATGAAAGAATATCAGCTAGAAAGCATATTTTTACATTATGTCTACATGTATGGTGGTTGCAGGCATTGCTCATATACTTGTATCTGTGCCACAGGTGAAAATAG tgCTGTTCTTCACTATGGCCATGCTGCTGCTCCAAATGATAGG ATCTTGAATGACGGAGACATGGCATTGTTTGACATGGGAGCAGAATACCACTTCTATGGTTCGGATATAACATGTTCTTTCCCT GTTAATGGTAAATTTACTGCAGACCAGCGCCTTGTGTATGAT GCTGTTCTGAAGGCTCATAATCTTGTTATATCTACAATGAGACCCGGAGTAAGCTGGACAGAGATGCACAA gctagCTGAGAAAACTATTTTGGACTCCCTGAGAACAGGAGGCATCCTTATTGG TGATGTTGATGAAATGATGGAAGCAAGACTTGGTGCTGTTTTCATGCCACACGGACTGGGACATTTTCTGGGGATTGATACTCATGATCCTGGTGGCTATGGGAAG GGCATGGACAGGCCAACAGAACCAGGACTGAAGTCCCTTCGGACGGTGCGGGTGCTTCAAGAGGACATG GTAATAACGGTTGAGCCTGGTTGCTACTTTATTGATGCCCTTCTTGTTCCAGCCCTGGAAGATTCAAATCTGTCAAAGTTCATCAACCATGATGAAATATGCAGATTCAAGAAATTTGGTGGTGTCCGAATTGAAAGCGATGTG CATGTGACTGCAAATGGATGCCAAAATCTCACTGACTGTCCACGGGAAGCCTGGGAAATTGAAGCTGTTATGGCGGGGGCACCATGGCCTCTAGATAAGGGTTTGCTTGCTTCTAGCAACCATTCTGCATGA
- the LOC116257143 gene encoding serine/threonine protein phosphatase 2A 55 kDa regulatory subunit B beta isoform isoform X1, whose protein sequence is MMVDGIGSSGGPPPQPLEWKFSQVFGERTAGEEVQEVDIISAIEFDKTGDHLATGDRGGRVVLFERTDVKDHHSQRELERLDYPINRHPEFRYKTEFQSHEPEFDYLKSLEIEEKINKIRWCQTANGALFLLSTNDKTIKYWKVQEKKVKKICDMNVDPSVPVGNGSLTGSSSSSPSRKMYLPNGGCSEGPYNLLNNDFVFPVGGIPSLRLPVVVASNETSLVARCRRVYAHAHDYHINSISNNSDGETFISADDLRINLWNLEISNQSFNIVDVKPANMEDLTEVITSAEFHPIHCNTLAYSSSKGSIRLIDLRQSALCDTHAKLFEEHEAPSSRSFFTEIIASISDIKFAKDGRYILSRDYMTLKLWDINMDSGPVSTFQVHEYLRPRLCDLYENDAIFDKFECCLSGDGLRVATGSYSNLFRVFGCVPGSNEATTLEASKNPMRRQVVTPARSSRSLSSLTRVVRRGSESPGVDANGGAFDFTTKLLHLAWHPSENSIACAAANSLYMYYA, encoded by the exons ATGATGGTCGACGGGATCGGGAGCTCCGGGGGCCCGCCGCCACAGCCGCTTGAGTGGAAATTCTCGCAGGTGTTCGGCGAGCGGACGGCCGGGGAGGAGGTGCAGGAAG TTGATATTATCTCAGCAATTGAATTCGATAAAACTGGTGACCATCTTGCTACTGGAGACCGGGGAGGGCGCGTAGTTCTATTTGAACGGACAGATGTGAAGGAT CATCATTCTCAAAGAGAGCTGGAGAGGCTGGACTATCCCATCAACAGACATCCTGAATTTCGTTATAAAACAGAGTTCCAAAGCCATGAACCTGAG tttGATTATCTTAAAAGTTTGGAAATTGAGGAGAAGATCAATAAGATCAGGTGGTGCCAAACAGCCAATGGGGCATTGTTTCTTCTCTCAACAAATGACAAAACAATAAAGTATTGGAAG GTCCAagagaagaaggtgaagaaaatATGTGACATGAATGTAGACCCTTCTGTACCTGTGGGGAATGGCAGTTTGACTGGTTCAAGCAGTTCCTCACCCAGCCGTAAGATGTATCTTCCTAATGGTGGATGTTCTGAAGGCCCATACAATTTGTTGAACAACGACTTTGTGTTTCCTGTAGGAGGAATCCCATCTCTTCGTTTGCCAGTGGTA GTGGCTAGCAATGAAACGAGCCTTGTTGCAAGATGCAGGAGAGTGTATGCTCATGCGCATGACTATCACATCAACTCCATTTCAAACAACAG TGATGGAGAAACCTTTATATCTGCTGATGACTTGCGGATTAATTTGTGGAACCTTGAAATAAGCAACCAGAGTTTTAACATAGTCGATGTCAAGCCAGCAAACATGGAAGATCTCACTG AGGTAATTACTTCTGCTGAGTTTCATCCTATCCATTGCAATACATTAGCATACAGCAGCTCAAAAGGTTCAATTCGTCTCATTGACTTGCGACAATCAGCTTTATGTGATACTCATGCAAAATT GTTTGAGGAGCATGAGGCTCCTAGTTCAAGGTCCTTTTTCACTGAAATTATTGCTTCCATATCAGACATTAAGTTTGCCAAGGATGGGAGATACATTCTTAGTCGTGACTATATGACTCTCAAG CTTTGGGACATAAACATGGATTCTGGGCCCGTGTCTACTTTCCAAGTTCACGAATATCTTAGACCAAGG CTATGtgatttatatgaaaatgatgcaatttttgataaatttgaatGTTGTCTGAGTGGAGATGGGCTTCGGGTAGCCACAGGTTCTTACAG CAATTTGTTTCGGGTGTTTGGTTGTGTTCCTGGGAGCAATGAAGCAACTACTTTGGAAGCTAGCAAAAATCCTATGAG GAGACAAGTGGTGACCCCTGCAAGGTCCTCCAGATCACTGAGCAGCTTAACACGAGTTGTTAGACGTG GTAGTGAGAGCCCAGGTGTCGATGCAAATGGAGGTGCCTTTGATTTCACAACAAAGTTGCTACACCTAGCATGGCACCCATCAGAGAATTCAATTGCATGTGCAGCTGCAAACAGCCTCTACATGTATTATGCATAA